Below is a window of Neodiprion virginianus isolate iyNeoVirg1 chromosome 4, iyNeoVirg1.1, whole genome shotgun sequence DNA.
TTTAACAGGTGTACGCAtctaataaaatataaaaaaatactgaatacataggaaaaaaaatcacgcgTGTCTCGAAGATTACGACACGAGCAAACAATCATAAAATTTAACGTAGAAGCAAAATTGcattttctccttcttccATAAACAATACAAATCGATAATTGGTATTTAAATTgttcatttaattttaaaccacAAGGTTTGTTCTCCGGCTGTCATTAGTTGCAAATTACGTTTATAACCGAATAAATTTGAACtatgaaagaaatttattaataatattttataaaatccatgtttctttctttttttctctcttccttctttttcttcatttttgctAAATGCGATCGGTCGGACACTTATTTCATACAGGGCCGAAAGGAGGGGAGGGGGCTTATGTTGTATACAAGAACTTTGTGTGCgacgtaaataataaatattgtaacgtagatacaacagcagcagcaacaatgACAGATGCGTACGGCAGAAGTTGTTTCTCCTGTTTTAAACAGCTGCTACTTTGTTGTCTCACTTAGGCAGATCATGCCAGGTAACTGTACGTATCCTTTTGTCCTTCCGTACGTTCTAGATATTCCTTTTCTATTAAAATGTCTATACATTTCTGCGAATGAGagaaatcaaagaaatgagCGAGAAGATGATAAGCTGTGTACATCCGTCAAAGAAGAttgtatattgaaaatttacaaatccTTGAAATCAACTTAACCCTCACCTTAATAACGTGCACCCTCGGTTTGAATCTCGCACTGAGCTGGTTTAGTACTTCGGCGACGAGTTGCTGGTGCTTTAGGATCTTACGCATTTTCATAATTCTCACAATCGCGGCTTGAATTAACAGCTTGCGATCTTCTTCTATGTGCTTGTGGGTCGTTTCCTGTTCAACCTTCAATTCCGTCTTCATTGGTATGTTGATATTTACCCTTAATTTTTTGCtgcaattaaaattattcgataGTTGGTCAATGATGAGTTCTAAGCCTTCAAGTTTTACATGTGAAAAAGTACGAGATTTACGAATTCTGGACAATAAGGTGAAGGAGAAATGTATTCACTCACTTTTTATATGCTGCAAATAGTTCGATGGTTGACGATGGAGTTAAATTAGTTTCATCTTCGTGTGCAGGGACAGTTAAAAGCTTCGCTTTCAACAAAATCTGTATAACCTGTGTTACAAATAAGAAATAAAGCAATTAAAAAGATGGAGCAAAGCACGATAAGTcaggaaatttatttaaaaaaatctatgaCGTTAAGGACCTGCACAAGAAAATCCATTTTGATTTGCGTTGCGTCATGAAGTTGTTGCATGGTCCAAAGTGTAGCCACATTATACTGCAATAGAACCGCCATTTGGAAGGTCGAAGCTTGCAGAGTATACctgtaaataaaaaacgaaattagCAGAGATtgagaattattataaaaaagaaaaagaaaaaacaaagccAGCGATGCAAGagattaacaataaattttcacctgTTCTTAAAACAGTTTGTGTGCAATTCCCCTTTGGACATGTTGTACAAccaattcaattttctcccACTGTGCTGAGAACTATAGAAAGTGGTAAACCTGTGCACAGATCTTTCCAGCTGCGAAACAAAACCAAATGCGTTGCATAGATTGTTCGGGACACGTACATTATTACCTAAGTATGCAAAAAGAACTAGTACCTCTGTGGGTagagaaaatgtaaaagaTTGCTGGAACGGCCAGGAACCGGACGACAGCACCTGTATACTAAAATCGATGTCCAGAAGTTCCGTAGAATTTATCAAATGCCTTCGAAATTGTTCGTTCAAGTCTTTCGACACTCCGATATCCTATAgaacgataaattttcaataaaacaaGGTAAAATAGTAAAAAGTGGAATATAATCTGTCAACGTGATTACGTATAGATACCTGGAACATGCGCTGTAGTTTAGAAGTGTATTCGAATCCGCAAGCTTGTTTCAGCTTTGAAATCATTGACGCTTCAGCGTCGTCGCTGGCAGACATGTGCTGCACGAGCCGTTTGGCAAGCATTTTACTGTAGAATTTTTGGAATACATCTTTGTCTTcgatatatttgaaaactaCCATCTAAACGAAGAAAGAACATTATTTTAACCTCGCTGTTTCATTTGATGATAAGATCGCGAGTTAGATGATGTTACACTTTGCTATTAGTTAGATAAAACTTACAACTTGATTAAGTGTATCTTCGAGCTCTGCCTCTTCCGGATTCTTACTGCTCTTCTTGAGCAAAAGGTCGCAGTACTTGGCCAAGAGTTCTGGCGATTTGCTACTGCTATTAGCAGCTCGTGTAATAGAGTTGCTGTTAATGAACCGTCCGCAAGCTTTGTCCAGAGCAGCGACAAATCCACTATCATTATTAAACGCAACCAATACCAGCGCATTATACTTCTTGTGAACTTCCAAGATAGTGCTCACATATATTTTAGGATCCTGCACTAACAACATGGTAAGTATAAAgttctgaaaaataatttccataaCCGTACATAGTAATGATTAATAAGCTCAGTTTCATGATTctctcaatattttttttcttttcctttcttgcAATATAAATCCAGGTAATCGTAAGTCGCTTTTAAGAAAGAGACGAATAGCAACACTCGTTCATCAAACATTTTCCTATCGAAAGACCCGAAACTTGATGGCTAATTTCGTGCAGTTAATTAAGTTTGATCGGTAAATTTACATACGTTAACCGCAAAGTCGCCGCACTTGTCAATAGCAGCTAATCCCTGACTAGCTATGTGACTTTCGAGAAGATTGCGAAGCTCCCCAAGACCATTCGGTATCCTGGCGACAAGCATGTACATTCGACCCAAATCGACATTTTTATCAGCGTCCAAAAGATTTTGGAATTCTGCATGAAATATGTCCAAATGTTTCTCGATGAGGACCTTTTCGCAGGTTTTTGCTAGACGGTCATGTGTCGTCTGGTGCAAATACACCCTGActcttttctcttcctccAGGAGCCTCTGCTCAGCctgtgaaaaacgaaaatatttgtatGAACATCCCACTCCTTCTTCTTGGCGTTAGTTTCGCTATATGTTCGTCAAACACCTTCTTCATATACTCTGTGACAGGATTATGTCGTAGGAATTCAGTGCTTTCGCGTGTATAAAAGCGTTCAGTGTCATCAAGAAAAACATTCTCAAACGAGTCCTTGTAGACGGACAAATTCTGCCCTTTGGCGCCCGGA
It encodes the following:
- the LOC124303742 gene encoding cullin-1 isoform X1; amino-acid sequence: MSGHRSTGGTGSHPTGPQGLKQIDLDQIWGDLREGIEQVYNRQCMPKPRYMELYTHVYNYCTSVHQQLNNRTSMKSKKGQISGGAQLVGLELYKRLRDFLRNYLISLLKHGVDLMDEDVLKFYTRQWDEYQFSSKVLNGVCAYLNRHWVRRECEEGRKGICEIYQLALVTWRDNLFKHLNKQVTNAVLKLIERERNGETINTSLVSGVINCYVELGLNEEDPGAKGQNLSVYKDSFENVFLDDTERFYTRESTEFLRHNPVTEYMKKAEQRLLEEEKRVRVYLHQTTHDRLAKTCEKVLIEKHLDIFHAEFQNLLDADKNVDLGRMYMLVARIPNGLGELRNLLESHIASQGLAAIDKCGDFAVNNFILTMLLVQDPKIYVSTILEVHKKYNALVLVAFNNDSGFVAALDKACGRFINSNSITRAANSSSKSPELLAKYCDLLLKKSSKNPEEAELEDTLNQVMVVFKYIEDKDVFQKFYSKMLAKRLVQHMSASDDAEASMISKLKQACGFEYTSKLQRMFQDIGVSKDLNEQFRRHLINSTELLDIDFSIQVLSSGSWPFQQSFTFSLPTELERSVHRFTTFYSSQHSGRKLNWLYNMSKGELHTNCFKNRYTLQASTFQMAVLLQYNVATLWTMQQLHDATQIKMDFLVQVIQILLKAKLLTVPAHEDETNLTPSSTIELFAAYKNKKLRVNINIPMKTELKVEQETTHKHIEEDRKLLIQAAIVRIMKMRKILKHQQLVAEVLNQLSARFKPRVHVIKKCIDILIEKEYLERTEGQKDTYSYLA
- the LOC124303742 gene encoding cullin-1 isoform X2, whose amino-acid sequence is MSGHRSTGGTGSHPTGPQGLKQIDLDQIWGDLREGIEQVYNRQCMPKPRYMELYTHVYNYCTSVHQQLNNRTSMKSKKGQISGGAQLVGLELYKRLRDFLRNYLISLLKHGVDLMDEDVLKFYTRQWDEYQFSSKVLNGVCAYLNRHWVRRECEEGRKGICEIYQLALVTWRDNLFKHLNKQVTNAVLKLIERERNGETINTSLVSGVINCYVELGLNEEDPGAKGQNLSVYKDSFENVFLDDTERFYTRESTEFLRHNPVTEYMKKAEQRLLEEEKRVRVYLHQTTHDRLAKTCEKVLIEKHLDIFHAEFQNLLDADKNVDLGRMYMLVARIPNGLGELRNLLESHIASQGLAAIDKCGDFAVNDPKIYVSTILEVHKKYNALVLVAFNNDSGFVAALDKACGRFINSNSITRAANSSSKSPELLAKYCDLLLKKSSKNPEEAELEDTLNQVMVVFKYIEDKDVFQKFYSKMLAKRLVQHMSASDDAEASMISKLKQACGFEYTSKLQRMFQDIGVSKDLNEQFRRHLINSTELLDIDFSIQVLSSGSWPFQQSFTFSLPTELERSVHRFTTFYSSQHSGRKLNWLYNMSKGELHTNCFKNRYTLQASTFQMAVLLQYNVATLWTMQQLHDATQIKMDFLVQVIQILLKAKLLTVPAHEDETNLTPSSTIELFAAYKNKKLRVNINIPMKTELKVEQETTHKHIEEDRKLLIQAAIVRIMKMRKILKHQQLVAEVLNQLSARFKPRVHVIKKCIDILIEKEYLERTEGQKDTYSYLA